One window of Sulfurospirillum sp. 1612 genomic DNA carries:
- a CDS encoding molybdopterin-dependent oxidoreductase, with translation MTNSHMLPALKGKTLIVIDPRVTNLAKKADLHIQIKPRRDIYLALLLARVAYMEQLEDVDFIAQRCDNFDNYVDLITGIQIRELIEKSGVDLIDIGKILSLIEGKKVSILTGIGVQKYDFGHSVLRAIDSFAAMLGLFGKAGCGVGYIDDSSYGFAKPFKTEPKRKVMMATVDFGAFDIVFIQGSNPMTQLPSTPKVKAGLEKARFVVYFGLYENETSKLADLIIPAKDFLEKEDLKLSYGHEYVGRMPKIFENSSCVSEYELSQFLLEKFAFDALKKDTDYLDDIIASNTFEKDGFLASKYFETRPYEKTFYTQSGKFEFFDDFDDEFDDDAGAFYLLAVKQNKSLNSQFMTDDFLRVPTILDLKDGERVRLRRDDYSCEYEVRVDPSLRDDCLALFSGGKNSNVLTPSRVSDEGDCAIYQDIKVDLEKI, from the coding sequence GTGACTAATTCTCACATGTTACCAGCACTCAAAGGCAAAACACTGATTGTGATTGACCCTCGTGTCACAAATCTTGCAAAAAAAGCGGATTTACACATCCAAATCAAACCGCGCCGCGATATTTATCTGGCGTTACTTTTGGCTCGTGTGGCTTATATGGAACAATTAGAAGATGTGGATTTCATAGCGCAAAGATGTGATAATTTTGATAATTATGTGGATTTGATTACGGGTATTCAAATTCGGGAATTGATTGAAAAATCTGGCGTTGATCTCATTGATATTGGCAAAATATTGTCTTTAATAGAGGGTAAAAAAGTCTCTATATTGACAGGAATTGGGGTGCAAAAGTATGATTTTGGACATAGTGTCCTACGTGCGATTGACTCTTTTGCTGCGATGTTGGGGCTCTTTGGCAAAGCAGGGTGTGGTGTCGGCTACATCGATGATAGTAGTTATGGTTTTGCCAAGCCTTTTAAAACTGAGCCCAAGCGCAAGGTTATGATGGCAACGGTTGATTTTGGAGCATTTGATATTGTCTTTATCCAAGGGAGTAATCCGATGACGCAACTCCCCTCCACTCCAAAAGTCAAAGCCGGGCTTGAGAAAGCACGCTTTGTTGTTTACTTTGGATTGTATGAAAATGAGACTTCAAAATTAGCCGATTTGATTATCCCTGCCAAAGACTTTTTGGAAAAAGAGGATCTCAAACTCTCCTATGGACATGAGTATGTCGGACGCATGCCCAAAATATTTGAGAATTCCAGTTGTGTCAGTGAGTATGAACTGAGTCAATTTTTATTGGAAAAATTTGCTTTTGACGCACTCAAAAAAGACACGGATTATCTTGATGATATTATTGCGTCCAATACATTTGAAAAAGATGGATTTTTGGCTTCAAAGTATTTTGAAACACGGCCTTATGAAAAGACGTTTTATACCCAAAGTGGAAAGTTTGAGTTTTTCGATGATTTTGATGATGAATTTGACGATGATGCGGGAGCTTTTTATCTCTTGGCCGTCAAACAAAATAAATCGCTCAATTCCCAATTTATGACGGATGACTTTTTACGTGTTCCTACTATTTTGGACTTAAAAGATGGTGAGCGCGTTCGACTGCGTCGGGATGATTATAGTTGTGAGTATGAAGTACGGGTAGATCCAAGTTTACGAGATGATTGCTTGGCCTTGTTCTCAGGCGGTAAAAACAGTAATGTCCTGACGCCAAGTCGTGTCAGTGATGAGGGAGATTGTGCTATTTATCAAGATATAAAGGTTGATTTGGAAAAGATATGA